One genomic segment of uncultured Ilyobacter sp. includes these proteins:
- a CDS encoding anthranilate synthase component I family protein, with product MKKKVYFRGITKEITTNDLYLKLSNGGKGILFESDEKDTGFTFIGGGPKRVFEDRVTEYVIDGVSYKKDKRFLEIIKESLSGIEVESTPKPYVGGAYGNVAYDIIRDYEELPMENPYDPTVGESVMMIFEKGAVINHDTGEMYFTAIAESEEEGEELLDDLEKRLDNKIEIKAFSSDSEDVIGNMTQEEFEDIVKKAKDYIVQGDIFQVVLSQRFRVTSSKHPFEIYKRLKEINPSPYMFFLDYGTHQILGSSPERLVSLQDGIIKTVPIAGTRPRGKNDEEDKQFALDLMADDKEKAEHVMLVDLARNDIGRVSEIGTVKVTEYMEVKKYSHVMHIVSLVEGEIKKGEDAFSVIASVLPAGTLSGAPKIRAMEIIEEFEKERRGFYGGAVGYINFNGNMDTCITIRSLMHKDGEYTYQAGAGIVMDSVPASEYMECRNKGAAITKIFRGE from the coding sequence ATGAAGAAAAAAGTTTATTTCAGGGGAATAACAAAAGAGATTACGACCAACGATCTGTATCTTAAGCTATCAAATGGTGGAAAGGGAATACTTTTTGAGAGTGATGAAAAGGATACTGGCTTTACTTTCATAGGTGGAGGACCGAAGAGGGTATTTGAAGATCGAGTCACAGAATACGTTATAGACGGGGTGTCATATAAAAAGGATAAAAGATTTCTAGAGATAATCAAAGAGTCACTTAGCGGTATAGAGGTAGAAAGTACTCCTAAGCCCTATGTAGGAGGAGCCTACGGAAACGTAGCCTATGACATCATAAGAGATTATGAAGAGCTTCCTATGGAGAATCCCTATGACCCTACGGTAGGCGAAAGTGTCATGATGATCTTTGAAAAGGGTGCAGTGATCAATCATGATACAGGGGAAATGTATTTTACAGCAATAGCAGAAAGTGAGGAAGAGGGAGAAGAGCTTCTCGATGACCTGGAAAAAAGACTTGATAATAAAATAGAAATAAAGGCTTTTAGCAGTGATAGTGAAGATGTAATTGGTAATATGACTCAGGAAGAATTTGAAGATATAGTAAAAAAAGCAAAGGATTATATAGTTCAGGGTGATATTTTCCAGGTAGTTTTGTCTCAGAGATTCAGAGTGACGAGCAGCAAGCATCCCTTTGAAATATATAAAAGATTAAAAGAGATAAATCCATCTCCTTACATGTTTTTCTTGGATTATGGAACTCACCAGATATTGGGAAGTTCTCCAGAGAGACTTGTAAGCTTGCAAGATGGGATAATAAAAACCGTTCCCATTGCAGGGACAAGACCTAGAGGAAAAAATGATGAAGAGGATAAGCAGTTTGCTCTAGACCTCATGGCAGACGATAAAGAAAAGGCGGAACATGTAATGCTTGTAGATCTTGCTAGAAATGATATAGGAAGAGTCTCAGAGATAGGCACTGTAAAGGTGACAGAATATATGGAGGTAAAAAAATATTCTCATGTTATGCATATAGTATCCCTAGTAGAGGGTGAGATAAAAAAAGGGGAAGACGCTTTTTCTGTAATAGCTTCAGTGCTTCCTGCAGGAACTCTTTCTGGAGCTCCTAAAATAAGAGCTATGGAGATAATCGAAGAGTTTGAAAAAGAGAGAAGAGGATTTTACGGAGGGGCAGTAGGTTATATTAATTTCAATGGGAATATGGATACATGCATAACAATTAGGTCGCTAATGCATAAAGATGGAGAGTATACATACCAGGCTGGAGCAGGTATAGTAATGGATTCTGTCCCGGCCAGCGAATATATGGAGTGCAGAAATAAAGGGGCCGCTATAACTAAGATTTTTAGGGGGGAATAA
- a CDS encoding aminodeoxychorismate/anthranilate synthase component II: MILLIDNYDSFTYNLYHLIGELYRDIKVVRNDKITIDEIRELNPDVIVLSPGPKAPKDAGVCLEVVKKLYKEYPILGICLGHQTIGEAFGGDVVLANQAVHGKVSYIKHSGTSIFKGLQQHLQIARYHSLIVRRNTMPEILEILAETDDGEVMAVKHRDYPVVGLQFHPESINTPEGKKMMKNFLEEVM, encoded by the coding sequence ATGATACTTTTGATAGACAACTACGACTCGTTTACCTACAACTTATATCACCTTATAGGGGAGCTGTACAGGGATATAAAAGTAGTTAGAAACGACAAGATTACAATAGATGAAATAAGAGAATTAAACCCGGATGTAATAGTCTTGTCTCCAGGACCAAAGGCCCCAAAAGATGCTGGAGTATGTCTAGAGGTGGTGAAAAAACTCTATAAAGAATACCCGATCCTAGGAATATGCCTCGGGCATCAGACTATAGGGGAGGCTTTTGGGGGTGATGTGGTATTAGCCAATCAAGCTGTCCACGGGAAAGTATCATACATCAAACACTCAGGCACAAGTATATTTAAGGGACTTCAGCAGCATCTTCAAATAGCCAGATATCACTCACTTATAGTGCGGAGAAATACAATGCCGGAAATCCTTGAAATACTGGCAGAAACAGATGACGGAGAAGTCATGGCAGTAAAACACAGGGATTACCCAGTGGTTGGGCTGCAGTTTCATCCAGAGTCCATAAATACCCCCGAAGGAAAAAAAATGATGAAAAATTTTTTAGAAGAGGTGATGTAA
- a CDS encoding insulinase family protein: protein MKKIKIFITLMLVLMFTGLNAADIKVSGELDQGTLKNGLKYYIYKNKKPKNKAYLALIVNSGSLQEDEDQLGMAHFIEHMAFNGTKNYPENMLVKHLQSIGMNFGADLNAFTGFDRTIYKLQIPTDKPEEFEKSFEILKEWATDITFLPKDTRNERGVILEEWRLRQGLSQRISDAQKKAVYGDSRYSNRFPIGDPEIIKNATPELLKRYYYKWYHPQNMAVVAVGDFDKKHVKALVEKYFNYQSKYNFEKSPLYRIGKSSGEVTVFTDPEIISITFDVLTKGSLEPIRDRESYKRALIDDIYAGVLQTRFDTISKGSSPTFGEGYSYLVNLGKYDTVQVTGAMLKEKEVEAGISEVIRQMKKLSVYGPASWEIDGEKSELLMFMKNAYKNKESREHDEIASEITADYLEGYVFTDIENEVNVFEEVISEISYEDILKKSQEIYANSNKTFFLTAPEKKGLQIPSNDDIKKIIASVKNEKLAGETRTDNKPILSHKYSPSGEIFKKIEEKDFLRYQLSNNMEVILKETDFDKDRILIKLISKGGSSLMNEKEYIASKIAPQIIFSSGIGNLSPVETDVFMKGKNIEFHPYIADYTEGIDIETDRGNFITTLEILNAFLTNPKIDRDIYNNFMELQRQHIKNRENSPNTIFVDKIRETISQNHPRRKPITLEDLDLVKEEDLLGVFRDRFSNIGDFQMIIVGSTKDMDIETLMKKYLAGIPSKDTIEVPENLDVKFPSGIIKENVNKGTDKKVSVTLIYPYKGLYTYENRVKYLGLAKILDMILLEEIREKIGGIYTIYADTELSPLNFQENYLTISYSTDPQKSDMVTHEVKKVLSNVLQGNFEERILQSITENYAFNYDSILKKNEFWIDYIGKREIFGDNFRIFIPEKYKKTLSRHNMIKFMNYAVDTENYAEVRLIPEKSQ, encoded by the coding sequence ATGAAAAAAATAAAAATTTTTATTACATTGATGCTTGTCCTTATGTTCACAGGACTAAATGCTGCAGATATAAAAGTTTCTGGAGAACTAGATCAAGGCACTCTAAAAAATGGATTAAAATATTACATCTATAAAAATAAAAAACCAAAAAACAAGGCCTACCTCGCCTTAATAGTTAACTCTGGATCCTTGCAGGAAGATGAAGATCAGCTGGGAATGGCTCACTTCATAGAACACATGGCTTTCAACGGGACAAAAAATTATCCTGAAAATATGCTGGTAAAACATCTTCAGTCTATAGGTATGAACTTCGGAGCCGATCTGAATGCTTTTACCGGTTTTGACAGGACAATTTATAAGCTTCAGATACCAACAGACAAGCCTGAGGAATTTGAAAAATCTTTTGAGATACTAAAAGAGTGGGCCACTGATATCACCTTTCTTCCTAAAGATACTAGGAACGAAAGAGGTGTCATTCTAGAAGAGTGGAGACTGAGACAGGGCCTTTCTCAGAGGATCTCAGATGCACAGAAAAAAGCTGTCTACGGCGATTCTAGATACAGTAACAGGTTTCCCATAGGAGACCCGGAGATCATAAAAAATGCCACTCCAGAGCTTTTGAAAAGATACTACTACAAATGGTATCACCCTCAGAATATGGCGGTAGTTGCAGTTGGAGATTTTGATAAAAAACATGTAAAGGCTCTTGTAGAAAAATATTTTAACTATCAGTCTAAATATAATTTTGAAAAAAGCCCGTTATACCGAATAGGAAAATCAAGTGGAGAGGTAACAGTTTTTACCGACCCAGAGATAATAAGTATTACCTTTGATGTGCTTACCAAGGGGTCTCTAGAACCTATAAGAGACAGAGAGAGCTACAAAAGAGCACTAATCGATGATATCTATGCAGGAGTCTTGCAAACCAGGTTTGACACCATCTCAAAAGGGAGTTCTCCAACTTTTGGGGAGGGCTACAGCTACCTTGTCAACCTTGGTAAATATGATACTGTACAGGTGACAGGTGCTATGCTTAAGGAAAAAGAAGTTGAGGCAGGAATATCTGAAGTTATAAGACAGATGAAAAAACTGTCTGTATACGGCCCTGCATCTTGGGAAATAGACGGAGAAAAATCAGAACTTTTGATGTTTATGAAAAATGCCTATAAAAACAAAGAGAGTAGGGAGCATGATGAGATTGCCTCTGAAATTACTGCAGATTATTTAGAAGGATATGTCTTTACCGACATAGAGAATGAAGTCAATGTGTTTGAAGAGGTAATCAGTGAGATTTCCTACGAAGATATTCTAAAAAAATCACAAGAGATTTATGCCAATTCCAATAAGACTTTCTTTTTAACTGCACCTGAAAAAAAAGGACTTCAAATACCCTCAAATGACGATATAAAAAAAATAATCGCTTCTGTAAAAAATGAAAAGCTAGCGGGTGAAACAAGAACTGACAATAAGCCTATTTTGAGCCATAAGTACTCTCCCTCTGGAGAAATATTCAAGAAAATAGAAGAAAAAGATTTTTTACGTTATCAGCTTTCCAACAATATGGAGGTTATCCTCAAAGAAACAGATTTTGACAAGGACAGAATACTGATAAAACTCATCAGTAAGGGCGGAAGCTCTCTCATGAATGAAAAAGAATATATAGCATCAAAGATAGCTCCGCAGATAATATTCTCATCTGGTATCGGAAATCTTTCCCCTGTGGAAACGGATGTTTTTATGAAGGGGAAAAACATAGAGTTTCACCCCTACATTGCAGATTATACTGAGGGAATAGATATTGAAACGGACCGTGGCAACTTTATAACCACCTTGGAGATTTTGAATGCCTTTCTCACCAATCCAAAAATTGACAGGGACATATACAATAATTTTATGGAGCTTCAGAGACAGCATATAAAAAATAGGGAAAATTCCCCTAATACCATTTTTGTGGATAAAATAAGGGAAACTATATCTCAGAATCATCCTAGAAGAAAGCCTATAACCTTAGAGGATTTAGATCTGGTGAAGGAAGAGGATCTCCTTGGTGTATTTAGGGACAGGTTTAGCAATATAGGTGATTTTCAGATGATCATAGTGGGAAGTACTAAAGATATGGATATAGAAACCCTTATGAAGAAATATCTGGCCGGAATCCCATCTAAAGATACTATAGAGGTTCCCGAGAATTTAGATGTCAAGTTTCCATCAGGTATAATAAAGGAGAATGTAAATAAAGGGACTGATAAAAAGGTCTCTGTTACACTAATCTATCCCTACAAAGGATTGTATACCTATGAAAACAGGGTCAAGTATCTAGGGTTAGCAAAAATCCTGGATATGATTCTCTTAGAGGAGATAAGAGAAAAAATAGGCGGGATTTATACGATCTATGCGGATACGGAATTAAGCCCCCTGAATTTCCAGGAAAACTATCTAACTATCTCATACAGTACCGATCCTCAGAAATCTGATATGGTTACTCATGAAGTGAAAAAAGTTTTAAGCAATGTTTTACAGGGAAATTTTGAAGAACGGATATTGCAAAGTATCACCGAAAACTATGCTTTCAATTATGACTCAATTTTGAAAAAAAATGAATTCTGGATTGACTATATAGGTAAAAGAGAGATATTTGGAGACAATTTCAGAATATTCATCCCGGAAAAATATAAAAAGACATTGAGCAGACACAATATGATAAAATTTATGAATTATGCTGTGGATACAGAAAATTATGCAGAAGTTAGGCTCATCCCAGAAAAATCCCAGTAA
- the trpB gene encoding tryptophan synthase subunit beta — protein sequence MDRKFGDFGGQYVPETLMKPLENLEKAYLKYKNDDEFNRELNYYLKDYVGRETPLYYAASLTEHVGGAKIYLKREDLNHTGAHKINNVMGQLLLAKRMGKTKVIAETGAGQHGVATATGAALLGMECEVFMGEEDIVRQQMNVFRMKLLGAKVTSVTSGAGTLKDATNEAIRQWVARIDDTFYVIGSVVGPHPYPTMVRDFQRIIGDETKKQMMEKEGRLPDAVVAAIGGGSNAMGIFYPFVNDKDVRLIGVEAAGEGENTDKHALAMLKGSKGVIHGMKTYLLQDDMGNITPAHSISAGLDYPGVGPEHAYLYDTKRAEYAPIDDKEALGGFKLLCEVEGIIPALESAHAVAHAVKVAKEMSKDEILVINLSGRGDKDINTVLEVYQKGEL from the coding sequence ATGGATAGAAAATTTGGTGATTTTGGAGGGCAATATGTGCCGGAGACTTTGATGAAGCCTCTTGAAAATTTGGAAAAAGCATACTTGAAATATAAAAATGACGATGAATTTAACAGGGAGCTGAACTACTACCTGAAGGATTATGTGGGGAGAGAGACTCCCCTATACTATGCCGCTTCTCTCACAGAGCATGTAGGTGGGGCAAAGATATACCTAAAAAGAGAAGATCTCAATCATACAGGGGCTCACAAGATAAACAACGTTATGGGCCAGCTTCTCTTAGCCAAAAGAATGGGGAAAACCAAGGTCATAGCAGAAACAGGAGCAGGGCAGCATGGGGTGGCCACTGCCACAGGAGCCGCACTTTTGGGAATGGAGTGCGAAGTTTTTATGGGAGAAGAGGATATTGTTAGACAGCAGATGAACGTGTTCAGAATGAAACTTCTAGGAGCAAAAGTTACCTCTGTAACATCTGGGGCAGGGACTTTGAAAGACGCCACAAATGAAGCCATAAGACAGTGGGTGGCAAGAATAGACGACACATTCTATGTGATAGGATCTGTTGTAGGGCCTCATCCATATCCTACCATGGTAAGAGATTTCCAGAGGATAATAGGAGATGAGACAAAGAAACAGATGATGGAAAAAGAGGGGAGACTTCCTGATGCTGTAGTTGCTGCTATAGGGGGAGGATCAAATGCCATGGGTATATTCTACCCTTTTGTAAATGACAAGGATGTTAGACTTATCGGTGTAGAGGCTGCAGGAGAAGGAGAAAATACAGATAAGCATGCCCTTGCAATGCTTAAGGGAAGCAAGGGAGTCATTCACGGGATGAAAACCTACCTTTTACAGGATGACATGGGGAATATTACTCCGGCACACTCTATATCTGCGGGACTAGATTATCCTGGTGTGGGACCTGAACACGCCTATCTTTATGATACCAAAAGGGCAGAGTATGCCCCTATAGACGACAAAGAGGCATTGGGCGGGTTCAAGCTTCTCTGTGAAGTAGAGGGAATTATTCCGGCCCTAGAAAGTGCACACGCAGTGGCTCATGCGGTAAAAGTAGCGAAAGAGATGTCTAAGGATGAGATTTTGGTAATAAATCTATCTGGGCGTGGAGATAAAGATATAAATACAGTATTAGAAGTATATCAGAAGGGGGAGCTGTAA
- the trpA gene encoding tryptophan synthase subunit alpha encodes MGRIENALKKGEKNLIAYLTAGDPCIEKTPELVLAMERGGAALVEIGIPYSDPLADGPVIQAASTRALSKDISIQKIFDAVTEIRKESQIPLVFLVYYNTIHNYGGEEFLKKCEETGIDGLIIPDLPIEEQGELPKNPAVSIIPLVALNSGDRIESIVKDATGFVYCISSFGVTGTRDTISNKASEIVSEIKKYTDIPVALGFGISHNKMVEEVNKYADAAIVGSAIVKVIEKTCGDKKEVEDFVASLLK; translated from the coding sequence ATGGGTAGAATAGAAAATGCACTTAAAAAAGGAGAAAAAAATCTAATAGCGTATCTCACTGCAGGGGACCCGTGCATTGAGAAGACTCCTGAGCTTGTACTGGCCATGGAACGTGGAGGTGCGGCACTTGTAGAGATAGGGATCCCATATTCAGACCCTTTAGCAGATGGACCTGTTATCCAGGCGGCCTCTACAAGAGCTCTGTCAAAGGATATTTCCATCCAAAAAATATTTGATGCAGTTACGGAAATAAGAAAAGAGAGTCAGATACCTTTGGTTTTTTTAGTCTACTACAATACCATACATAATTACGGTGGAGAAGAGTTCCTGAAAAAATGTGAAGAGACAGGTATTGACGGCCTTATTATTCCAGATCTTCCAATAGAAGAGCAAGGAGAGCTTCCAAAGAATCCTGCAGTAAGTATAATCCCTCTTGTGGCACTGAATTCAGGAGACAGAATAGAGAGCATTGTCAAGGATGCCACCGGATTCGTCTACTGTATCTCTTCTTTTGGAGTTACTGGTACAAGGGATACCATCAGCAACAAGGCTTCTGAAATAGTTTCTGAAATAAAAAAATACACAGATATTCCTGTGGCCTTAGGATTTGGTATCTCTCACAATAAGATGGTAGAAGAGGTAAACAAATATGCCGATGCAGCAATTGTAGGAAGTGCTATTGTAAAAGTTATTGAAAAAACCTGCGGAGATAAAAAAGAAGTTGAAGATTTTGTAGCTTCTTTGTTAAAATAA
- the trpD gene encoding anthranilate phosphoribosyltransferase: MNDTYRKLLDGNNLTSKEMYMLMEDIFDGKLSDIQTASILTALKIKGETSQEIIGGATFMRDRAVPFENELDSFDPVGTGGDGIHSINISTGTAFIAAAAGIRVIKHGNRSVSSKSGSADVLQSLGMDLTTTKENMKMALEETGMSFLFAPLYHQSMKEVAAVRKSMGVRTIFNILGPLSNPGKANHMLLGVYDKRLMDNMADALIKMGCKRAFIVHGMEDGADEISIIGKTRVVEVENGRIKEYEIFPENFGLKRASLEDIKGGDPDENKQLLVDALSGKERGAKRDILLLNAGAALFINGKTENITEGVKLAAKLIDEGAVLKTLNSFIERVK; this comes from the coding sequence ATGAACGATACATACAGAAAACTATTAGATGGGAATAATCTAACTTCAAAAGAGATGTATATGTTGATGGAAGATATATTTGACGGTAAATTATCTGATATACAGACAGCCTCTATACTCACCGCCTTAAAAATAAAAGGAGAAACCTCCCAGGAGATAATAGGGGGGGCTACCTTTATGAGAGATAGAGCAGTGCCCTTTGAAAATGAGCTAGACTCCTTTGATCCAGTGGGGACAGGTGGAGACGGAATACATAGCATCAACATATCTACCGGAACGGCTTTTATAGCTGCAGCTGCAGGAATAAGAGTAATAAAGCATGGAAACAGATCGGTTTCTAGCAAGTCTGGAAGTGCCGACGTACTGCAAAGTCTGGGAATGGATCTCACTACAACTAAGGAAAACATGAAAATGGCTCTGGAAGAGACTGGGATGTCCTTCCTGTTTGCACCCCTATACCACCAGAGTATGAAAGAGGTTGCAGCTGTGAGAAAATCCATGGGTGTGAGAACAATCTTTAACATCCTCGGCCCTCTATCCAATCCAGGCAAGGCCAATCACATGCTCCTAGGAGTATATGACAAAAGACTTATGGATAATATGGCAGATGCCCTTATAAAGATGGGATGCAAGAGAGCTTTCATTGTTCATGGAATGGAGGACGGAGCCGATGAAATCTCAATTATTGGAAAAACAAGGGTAGTAGAGGTGGAAAACGGAAGGATAAAAGAGTATGAAATATTTCCGGAAAACTTCGGGCTGAAAAGAGCTAGTTTAGAAGATATAAAGGGAGGGGATCCAGATGAAAATAAACAGCTCCTTGTAGATGCTCTTTCAGGAAAAGAGAGAGGGGCCAAAAGGGATATCCTTCTGCTAAATGCAGGAGCAGCACTTTTTATCAATGGGAAAACAGAAAACATAACTGAAGGAGTAAAGCTGGCTGCAAAACTAATAGATGAAGGTGCGGTATTGAAAACTTTAAACAGCTTTATAGAGAGGGTGAAGTAG
- a CDS encoding DUF3298 and DUF4163 domain-containing protein — MKKITVFILLLAAFQNIFSIEAKKSNITLENKYLKVDGKIPVFFNNGKYIGDSSSRARGSFTALLEMIKMESKRNHSEGQFKDGSKYILNSDFKKIKNNSKIESYLLKTFYYTGGAHGMMLEEGYNFKDGKEIFLEDLFKENINYRGLIKQKVEEQIIKYGGDLYYSDIDIPDEGYSFYFKEDSLVILFNPYTLASYEAGVVTFEIPISEIWAFMKI; from the coding sequence ATGAAAAAAATTACAGTTTTTATCCTGTTGCTTGCTGCTTTTCAGAATATATTTTCAATAGAAGCAAAAAAGTCTAATATAACACTTGAAAATAAATATCTAAAAGTAGATGGTAAAATCCCTGTTTTTTTTAACAATGGGAAATATATTGGAGATTCTAGCAGCAGAGCCAGGGGAAGTTTTACAGCTCTTTTGGAGATGATAAAAATGGAATCAAAAAGAAATCACAGCGAGGGACAATTTAAAGATGGTTCAAAATATATTTTAAATAGTGATTTCAAAAAAATAAAAAATAATAGTAAAATAGAAAGCTATTTATTAAAAACCTTTTATTATACCGGCGGGGCCCACGGCATGATGTTAGAAGAGGGGTATAATTTTAAAGATGGAAAAGAAATATTTTTGGAAGACCTTTTCAAAGAAAATATAAACTACAGAGGTCTTATAAAACAAAAGGTAGAGGAGCAGATAATAAAATATGGAGGGGATCTCTATTATAGTGATATAGATATTCCTGATGAGGGGTACAGTTTTTATTTCAAAGAGGATTCTTTGGTGATTCTTTTTAACCCCTATACGCTAGCCTCTTATGAAGCGGGAGTGGTGACCTTTGAAATACCTATTTCAGAAATATGGGCCTTCATGAAAATCTAA
- a CDS encoding phosphoribosylanthranilate isomerase codes for MTEVKICGIKNQSDVKIINDLKPDYIGFVFAKSKRQVTLEKAAELSKSLDGKIKKVGVFVDETSKNVAEIAKTCGLDILQFHGKEPPEYFNNFKGYEIWKSFVGDENIFENIKKYDGCADAFLVDSSIPGSGKKFDWNNIKGLSERYKIILAGGLNPENVAEAVKTVRPQVVDVSSGVEGEEGKSREKVEKFIGEVRLYG; via the coding sequence ATGACTGAGGTAAAGATATGCGGTATAAAAAACCAATCAGATGTGAAGATAATAAATGATCTTAAACCTGACTATATAGGCTTTGTTTTTGCAAAATCAAAAAGACAGGTTACTCTTGAAAAGGCTGCTGAACTTTCTAAAAGTCTAGATGGTAAAATAAAAAAAGTAGGGGTATTTGTAGATGAAACTTCTAAAAATGTAGCAGAGATTGCAAAAACCTGCGGTCTTGATATATTGCAGTTCCATGGTAAGGAACCACCAGAATACTTCAACAATTTTAAAGGTTATGAGATATGGAAAAGTTTTGTAGGAGATGAAAATATATTTGAAAATATAAAAAAATATGACGGCTGTGCAGATGCTTTTTTAGTTGACTCTAGTATTCCAGGGAGTGGCAAGAAATTTGACTGGAATAATATAAAAGGTTTGTCAGAAAGATATAAGATAATTCTGGCAGGAGGACTCAATCCTGAAAATGTTGCCGAGGCCGTTAAAACGGTAAGACCTCAGGTGGTAGATGTGAGTTCTGGTGTAGAGGGAGAAGAGGGGAAATCCCGTGAAAAAGTAGAAAAATTTATAGGGGAGGTAAGATTATATGGATAG
- the trpC gene encoding indole-3-glycerol phosphate synthase TrpC, whose product MILDEIVKSKKEYLKKRALDKKGLAEMAKEMDTPPSFYEAMKKNGLSIIGEVKKASPSKGVIKEMFDHKSIAASYDNCVDAISVLTEVDYFKGNPQYLKEVSEITKLPTLCKDFIIDEVQIYEARILGASAVLLIVSILNDETLEKFIAITRELKMEPLVEAHTAMEVKRALKAGANIIGINNRNLKTFDVDLNNCIELSKNIPEDVLVIGESGISRREDVKKLKEGRISGVLIGEAFMRVASIEALALELKEEFND is encoded by the coding sequence ATGATACTAGATGAAATAGTAAAATCTAAAAAAGAATATCTTAAAAAAAGAGCTCTTGATAAAAAAGGCCTGGCTGAGATGGCAAAGGAGATGGACACTCCGCCGAGCTTTTATGAAGCCATGAAAAAAAACGGACTTTCAATAATTGGCGAGGTAAAAAAGGCCTCCCCATCTAAGGGAGTAATCAAAGAGATGTTTGATCATAAGTCTATAGCTGCATCATACGACAATTGTGTAGACGCAATATCTGTGCTTACAGAGGTTGATTACTTTAAAGGAAATCCTCAGTATCTGAAGGAAGTTTCTGAAATCACAAAACTGCCGACTCTGTGCAAGGATTTTATAATCGATGAGGTCCAGATATATGAGGCTAGAATCCTCGGAGCCTCTGCTGTTCTTCTCATTGTAAGTATTTTAAATGATGAGACTTTAGAAAAATTTATCGCTATAACAAGAGAGCTCAAAATGGAACCCCTTGTAGAGGCCCATACTGCAATGGAAGTCAAAAGAGCTCTAAAGGCTGGGGCTAACATAATAGGGATAAACAACAGAAATCTAAAGACCTTTGACGTGGATCTGAACAACTGCATAGAGCTTTCTAAAAACATCCCAGAAGATGTGCTTGTAATAGGCGAAAGTGGAATAAGCAGAAGGGAGGATGTGAAAAAACTCAAAGAGGGAAGGATAAGCGGTGTCCTCATAGGAGAAGCCTTTATGAGGGTCGCGAGTATAGAGGCTCTAGCCCTGGAATTAAAGGAGGAATTTAATGACTGA